In the genome of Candidatus Promineifilum breve, the window TTGACGCCGATGACCTCGCCCGACATGGTCAGCAGCGGCCCGCCGGAGTTGCCGGGGTTGATGGCCGCGTCGGTCTGCACCACGTTGGGCACCTGATAGTTGGTGGCAATGCCCAGTTCCTCGACCGGCATCTGCCGGTTCAGACCACTGACGATGCCCGTGGTCAGCGAATTGGACAGGCCAAACGGCGCGCCGATGGCGATGACGCTCTGGCCCACTTGCAGGGCGTCGGAATCGCCCAGGGGCAGGGCGGTCAGCTCGCCCGGCGCGGCCTCGACCTTCAGCAGGGCGATGTCGCCTTGCGAGTCGGTGCCCACCAGTTCGGCCGTCTTCACGTCGCCGTCATAGAAGACGATGGTGATCTCGCCGCCCTCGGCGATGACGTGGTTGTTGGTGACGATGTAGCCGCCGGCATCGACGATGAAGCCGGAGCCGCTGCCGCTGGTCATGTAGACCGTGACCACGCCGGGGTTGACGCGGTTGAACAGGTCGATGAGCTGCTGCTCGGTGGTGGTGGCCGGCACGGGCACGACCGGCACGACTTCGGGCGCGGCCGTGGGGGCCACCTGAGCTACTTCCTGCACCGCCGCCTCGGCCTGCGCGGCCACGGTCGGCAACTGCTGCTGGATGGTCTCGGCCACCGTGCCCACGACGGGCAGCACCGACGACGCATCCCGGCCCAGGCTGCATCCGGTCAACAGCACAGCCATCAGGGCGATCAGAACGAATATTGTGGATAGACGATGTTTCATTATTTCTCCTAAATTCACTTGAAACCGAGATTTTTCCTGAAAACTCGGTTTCTTTCTTTCCCATCAATAAGAGTTGGCTACGGATTACCACGGAAGAAACGGATATACCACTGGTCTTTCCGTTCTTCACCCGTATCCTCCGTCTCAATCCGTAGCCAAATCTTCAAGCATTGGCTACGGATTACCACGGAGGAAACGGATTTATTTCTTTCCTACGGTTCTTAACCCGTAACCTCCGGTTCAATCCGTAGCCAAATCTTCAAGCATTGGCTACGGATTACCACGGAAGAAACGGATTTATTTCTTTCCTACGGTTCTTAACCCGTAACCTCCGGTTCAATCCGTAGCCAAATCTTCTCCATCACTTTCAATAGTTTGCAATGGAATCGTAAAAAATGT includes:
- a CDS encoding S1C family serine protease, with the protein product MKHRLSTIFVLIALMAVLLTGCSLGRDASSVLPVVGTVAETIQQQLPTVAAQAEAAVQEVAQVAPTAAPEVVPVVPVPATTTEQQLIDLFNRVNPGVVTVYMTSGSGSGFIVDAGGYIVTNNHVIAEGGEITIVFYDGDVKTAELVGTDSQGDIALLKVEAAPGELTALPLGDSDALQVGQSVIAIGAPFGLSNSLTTGIVSGLNRQMPVEELGIATNYQVPNVVQTDAAINPGNSGGPLLTMSGEVIGVNTAIESPVRANSGVGFAVPSNVVKVIIGQLRTSGEVSYPWLGIAGGTLSPDAAEELGLPRETRGVLVSEVTTGGPAATAGLRGLDAATNSGADIITGIDSLTVVEFDDLLGYIVQNTQVGQTVTLTILRDGQPQTLSLTLGERPAAVPQSEFEQAP